In one Brevibacillus choshinensis genomic region, the following are encoded:
- the hutI gene encoding imidazolonepropionase, protein MTRPVWIRHASQLVTLAGGSSSPVVGGRMNELSIIEDGSVWLENGRIERVGTDAEMEEVYRDRAAEAEMIDASGRLVTPGLIDPHTHLVHAGTRQNEFNMRLGGATYMEIMNNGGGIHATTAATRNASHEQLYTESKKRLDLFLLHGVTTVEAKSGYGLTLEDEIKQLEVAKQLHEEHPVDLVSTFMGAHAVPKDYRENPDAFVDLVIQEMIPEVARRKLAEFNDVFCERGVFTPEQSRRILEAGVLHGLLPKIHADEIEPYEGAELAATIGAVSADHLLRASDHGIQRMAEAGVIAVLLPGTAFFLMAESANGRKMIDAGVAVAISTDCNPGSSPTVSMPLVMNLGCLKMGMTPAEVLTAATINAAHAIKRAHEIGSIEVGKRADITVFDVPDFMTLQYRYGVNHVHTVIKKGAVVVSGGALV, encoded by the coding sequence ATGACCAGACCCGTTTGGATTCGCCACGCTAGCCAGCTCGTCACGCTGGCTGGCGGTTCTTCCTCGCCAGTCGTGGGTGGACGAATGAATGAATTGTCGATCATCGAAGACGGTAGCGTTTGGCTGGAAAATGGTCGCATCGAGCGCGTCGGAACGGATGCGGAGATGGAGGAAGTGTACCGTGACCGCGCAGCGGAAGCGGAGATGATCGATGCATCAGGACGCTTGGTAACGCCAGGGCTGATCGATCCACACACTCATCTGGTGCATGCTGGCACTCGCCAAAATGAATTCAACATGCGGCTGGGTGGCGCTACTTATATGGAGATCATGAACAACGGTGGAGGGATTCACGCCACGACGGCTGCCACGCGAAATGCTTCTCATGAGCAGCTGTATACGGAAAGCAAGAAGCGTCTCGACCTGTTTCTTTTACATGGGGTCACAACTGTCGAAGCGAAAAGTGGGTATGGTCTGACGCTAGAGGATGAAATCAAACAGCTCGAAGTGGCAAAGCAATTGCACGAAGAACACCCGGTCGATCTCGTCAGTACTTTTATGGGAGCGCATGCCGTCCCTAAGGATTACCGGGAGAATCCGGATGCTTTCGTCGATCTGGTGATCCAGGAGATGATCCCGGAAGTGGCCCGCCGCAAGCTTGCTGAGTTCAACGACGTCTTTTGCGAGCGGGGGGTATTTACTCCGGAGCAGTCGCGTCGCATCTTGGAAGCGGGTGTCTTACACGGGCTTTTGCCGAAGATTCATGCGGATGAAATCGAGCCGTACGAAGGCGCGGAATTGGCTGCAACGATCGGAGCGGTATCTGCTGACCATTTGCTGCGCGCATCGGATCACGGTATTCAGCGAATGGCTGAGGCAGGTGTCATCGCGGTCCTCTTACCGGGAACAGCCTTTTTCTTGATGGCGGAGTCTGCAAATGGACGCAAAATGATCGATGCGGGAGTAGCTGTCGCCATTTCTACGGATTGCAATCCAGGATCTTCGCCAACCGTATCGATGCCACTCGTCATGAACCTTGGTTGCCTCAAAATGGGGATGACACCGGCAGAAGTGCTTACAGCAGCAACCATTAATGCAGCTCACGCGATCAAGCGTGCTCATGAGATCGGTAGTATCGAGGTAGGCAAACGTGCAGATATTACGGTTTTTGATGTACCAGACTTTATGACTCTACAGTATCGGTATGGGGTGAACCACGTACATACCGTGATCAAAAAAGGTGCGGTCGTTGTGTCGGGAGGGGCATTGGTGTGA
- a CDS encoding pyridoxamine 5'-phosphate oxidase family protein yields MHGFEKFREVITEESQLRELLGEPSRLVQNKSINHLDEHCRDYIAKAPFLILSTADVDGNCDASPRGDAPGFVHVLDDRHLVIPERPGNKRMDSLRNVLANPHVGLIFIIPTLEETLRINGRACVMRDPEVLEKMAVNGKVPAVGIAVQVEECYVHCAKAFMRSGLWNPEKWPQKESIPNMSQVLADHVKLPDVTAKDVASSLADSYKNRLY; encoded by the coding sequence GTGCATGGATTCGAAAAATTTCGAGAAGTCATAACCGAAGAATCCCAGCTACGAGAGTTACTCGGTGAACCTAGTCGTCTGGTTCAAAACAAGTCGATCAATCATTTGGATGAACATTGCCGTGATTATATAGCAAAAGCGCCGTTTCTCATTCTCTCGACAGCTGACGTGGATGGCAACTGTGATGCATCCCCGAGGGGAGACGCACCGGGTTTTGTACATGTACTCGATGATCGCCATCTAGTGATTCCCGAGCGTCCTGGTAACAAGCGTATGGACTCACTACGAAATGTACTGGCAAACCCGCATGTCGGTTTGATTTTCATCATTCCTACCTTGGAAGAAACGCTTCGCATTAACGGACGAGCCTGTGTCATGCGCGACCCAGAAGTACTCGAAAAAATGGCCGTAAACGGTAAAGTACCTGCTGTTGGGATTGCCGTGCAAGTGGAAGAATGCTACGTGCATTGCGCAAAGGCCTTCATGCGTTCCGGACTTTGGAATCCAGAAAAATGGCCGCAGAAAGAGTCGATCCCGAATATGTCCCAGGTGCTGGCTGATCATGTGAAGCTCCCGGATGTGACCGCAAAAGATGTGGCTTCCAGCTTGGCGGACAGCTATAAAAATCGCTTGTATTAA
- a CDS encoding GntR family transcriptional regulator, giving the protein MKVSVNETLSIPIHVQLKEQIKTLIHERLYQPQEQLPSARELAGFLRMNGNTVQKAYTELEQEGYVQTNSDDGVFVHSQPPHGSDRILGAALDQELDMEMSQEQPDDPHAFSGTSMTMGYSLRKATKPVLLFVECNVPQAQEYAVELEKATGYVVKPCLIKDLDLLGSSIQSGYYDLIVTTFLHVEEVQPIITRLCGENEPKVIACLMESNLQSIKRLHELPAGSKVGIAGTTWQGADNFRQSIVNAEMSHVELLIGSLEYPASLDAIIEAKPDLIVSTSIVSSYLQRLSRYTPMMVEDRCLSAQSVHYIQQYVEGKRALYDNMND; this is encoded by the coding sequence ATGAAAGTGTCTGTCAACGAAACTCTCTCCATTCCCATACATGTTCAACTGAAGGAACAGATTAAGACGTTAATTCATGAGAGACTTTATCAACCCCAAGAGCAATTGCCTAGCGCAAGAGAGCTTGCTGGTTTTTTGCGCATGAACGGAAATACCGTACAAAAAGCATATACAGAGCTGGAGCAGGAGGGGTATGTCCAGACCAATTCAGACGATGGTGTATTTGTACATTCCCAGCCTCCTCATGGAAGCGACCGAATCCTGGGGGCAGCTTTGGACCAAGAGCTGGACATGGAAATGTCTCAAGAACAGCCCGATGATCCTCATGCTTTTTCCGGAACATCGATGACGATGGGATACTCACTCAGGAAAGCGACCAAGCCTGTCCTGCTATTTGTCGAGTGCAACGTCCCACAAGCGCAAGAATACGCGGTGGAATTGGAGAAAGCGACCGGATACGTCGTGAAGCCTTGCCTAATCAAGGACTTGGATTTGCTCGGAAGCAGCATCCAGAGTGGCTACTACGACCTGATCGTAACGACGTTCCTCCATGTGGAAGAAGTGCAGCCTATCATCACACGGCTGTGCGGCGAGAATGAACCCAAGGTCATCGCATGCCTCATGGAATCGAATCTGCAGAGTATCAAGAGACTGCATGAACTGCCAGCCGGAAGCAAGGTGGGGATCGCGGGGACGACGTGGCAAGGAGCGGATAATTTTCGCCAATCGATCGTCAATGCGGAAATGTCACATGTGGAGCTGCTCATTGGCTCGTTGGAATATCCAGCGTCACTGGACGCGATTATTGAGGCCAAACCAGATCTTATCGTGAGTACGAGTATTGTCAGCTCTTATTTGCAGCGACTCTCCCGATATACCCCGATGATGGTAGAAGATCGTTGTCTCAGTGCCCAATCGGTTCACTACATCCAGCAGTATGTAGAAGGCAAGCGAGCACTTTATGACAACATGAACGACTGA
- a CDS encoding aldo/keto reductase, with translation MATHITDSSVLNNGVKMPWLGLGVWKVKDGDEVTLAVRSAIEAGYRSIDTAAVYGNEVGVGDGIRQAGIDRDQLFITTKVWNADQGYESTLKAFDDSVKKLGIETLDLYLIHWPVKGKYVETWKALEKLYRDGYVRAIGVSNFHSHHLEDLRQNSEVTPVVNQVEYHPLLTQKELLAYCQEHHIQMEAWSPLMQGNLDHPLLVELGQKYGKSPAQIVIRWDLDKQVVTIPKSITPERIRQNADVFDFSLSAEDVEKINALNENKRFGADPDNFNF, from the coding sequence ATGGCAACACATATCACGGATAGTTCGGTATTGAACAACGGGGTGAAGATGCCTTGGCTAGGACTGGGTGTCTGGAAGGTGAAAGACGGTGACGAAGTAACACTCGCTGTCCGTTCTGCCATTGAAGCGGGGTACCGCAGTATCGACACGGCTGCCGTCTATGGCAACGAGGTTGGTGTTGGTGACGGAATCCGTCAAGCCGGTATCGATCGGGATCAGCTGTTCATCACGACCAAGGTGTGGAATGCCGATCAAGGCTATGAATCCACGCTGAAAGCATTCGATGATAGTGTGAAAAAACTCGGTATCGAGACACTGGATTTGTATCTGATCCACTGGCCAGTCAAAGGCAAGTATGTAGAGACGTGGAAAGCATTGGAGAAACTGTATCGCGATGGTTATGTACGCGCGATTGGTGTCAGCAACTTCCATAGTCACCATCTGGAGGATTTGCGCCAGAACAGCGAAGTCACTCCGGTCGTCAACCAGGTCGAATACCATCCACTGCTCACCCAGAAAGAATTGCTCGCTTACTGCCAAGAGCATCACATTCAGATGGAAGCGTGGAGCCCACTTATGCAAGGGAATCTCGATCATCCGTTGCTAGTGGAGCTGGGGCAAAAGTACGGCAAATCACCAGCACAGATCGTAATCCGCTGGGATTTGGACAAACAAGTCGTGACCATTCCAAAATCGATCACACCAGAGCGAATTCGTCAAAACGCAGATGTGTTTGACTTTTCACTCAGTGCAGAAGATGTGGAAAAAATCAACGCCCTTAATGAAAACAAACGTTTTGGGGCTGACCCGGACAATTTCAATTTCTAA
- the hutU gene encoding urocanate hydratase — MTQTQTIQQMIQDFSGTKLHTKGWVQEAALRMLLNNLNPDVAERTEDLVVYGGIGKAARNWDCFDAIVKTLKNLESDETLLVQSGKPVAVFKTHTDAPRVLLANSNLVPAWATWEHFHELDKKGLMMYGQMTAGSWIYIGSQGIVQGTYETFAELGRQHFEGTLAGTITVTAGLGGMGGAQPLAVSLNGGVSINIEVDPTRIQRRLDTKYLDVMTDNLGEAIRLAQTAKEEKKGISIGLLGNAPEVLNAMLARDFIPDVLTDQTSSHDPLNGYIPIGMSLEEAAELRVRDSKEYEVRSKASIAEHVRAMLAMQEKGAVTFDYGNNIRQVAKNEGVEDAFRFPGFVPAYIRPQFCEGKGPFRWVALSGDPEDIYKTDEVILREFSYNTHLCNWIRMAQERIQFQGLPSRICWLGYGERARFGKIINDMVARGELSAPIVIGRDHLDSGSVASPNRETEAMKDGSDAVADWPILNAMVNAVGGASWVSVHHGGGVGMGYSLHAGMVIVADGTPEAAKRLERVLTTDPGMGVVRHVDAGYDLAIQTAKEKGVHIPMMEE; from the coding sequence ATGACACAAACGCAAACGATTCAACAGATGATTCAAGACTTCTCCGGTACGAAACTGCACACGAAAGGCTGGGTGCAGGAAGCAGCATTGCGCATGCTGTTGAACAACCTCAACCCGGATGTCGCCGAGCGGACGGAAGATCTGGTCGTATACGGTGGGATTGGTAAGGCAGCTCGTAACTGGGATTGTTTTGATGCTATTGTCAAAACATTGAAAAATCTAGAGAGTGACGAAACGCTCTTGGTTCAGTCTGGCAAACCAGTTGCGGTTTTCAAAACACACACAGATGCACCTCGCGTATTGCTGGCAAACTCCAACCTTGTCCCTGCATGGGCGACGTGGGAGCATTTCCATGAGCTCGATAAAAAAGGCCTGATGATGTATGGACAGATGACGGCTGGTAGCTGGATTTACATCGGCAGCCAAGGCATTGTGCAAGGAACGTATGAGACGTTCGCTGAGCTGGGTCGTCAGCACTTTGAGGGAACGTTGGCCGGTACGATCACCGTCACGGCAGGCTTGGGTGGAATGGGGGGCGCACAGCCACTAGCGGTTTCTTTGAACGGTGGCGTCAGCATCAACATCGAAGTCGACCCGACCCGGATCCAGCGTCGTTTGGACACCAAGTATCTTGATGTGATGACTGATAACTTGGGTGAAGCTATCCGATTGGCACAAACAGCCAAGGAGGAGAAAAAAGGAATTTCCATCGGCTTGTTAGGCAATGCACCTGAAGTACTGAACGCAATGCTGGCTCGTGACTTTATCCCGGATGTCTTGACAGATCAGACGTCTTCACACGATCCGTTGAATGGTTATATTCCCATCGGCATGAGCCTGGAGGAAGCGGCAGAGCTGCGCGTTCGTGATTCCAAAGAGTACGAGGTGCGTTCGAAAGCGAGCATCGCCGAGCACGTTCGTGCCATGCTGGCCATGCAGGAAAAAGGAGCCGTCACGTTTGACTACGGCAACAACATTCGGCAAGTGGCGAAAAACGAAGGGGTAGAAGACGCGTTCCGTTTCCCAGGCTTTGTTCCCGCATACATCCGACCACAATTTTGCGAAGGAAAAGGTCCTTTCCGCTGGGTAGCACTGTCCGGTGATCCGGAAGATATTTATAAAACAGACGAAGTCATCCTCCGAGAGTTTTCCTATAACACGCATCTGTGCAATTGGATTCGCATGGCGCAGGAACGTATTCAGTTCCAGGGCTTGCCTTCGCGTATTTGCTGGCTCGGCTATGGGGAGCGTGCGCGTTTCGGAAAAATCATAAATGACATGGTCGCACGTGGCGAGCTGAGCGCTCCAATCGTCATCGGGCGCGATCATCTGGACTCGGGCTCGGTAGCGTCTCCGAATCGCGAGACAGAAGCGATGAAGGACGGTAGCGATGCGGTGGCAGACTGGCCGATCCTCAATGCAATGGTAAATGCGGTAGGTGGAGCTAGCTGGGTATCGGTGCACCACGGCGGAGGTGTCGGCATGGGCTATTCACTGCATGCAGGAATGGTGATTGTGGCGGATGGTACTCCTGAAGCAGCGAAGCGCCTTGAGCGAGTACTGACGACAGATCCAGGCATGGGCGTCGTCCGTCACGTGGATGCAGGCTACGACTTGGCGATCCAGACAGCAAAAGAAAAAGGTGTACACATCCCGATGATGGAGGAGTGA
- a CDS encoding agmatinase family protein, whose amino-acid sequence MKSYPYPLLKPPSFAWDRSAAPAEPKVNEWIETLEVAHADQTDWSAVDATILGIPLSRSSISASAASENPDAMRRAWKYFTTYNLDHDVDLSEMRVVDLGDVRQHVTDIARCHQNIREAMQAMRTHHPQVLPVMMGGDHSITAMLIKGYKDAHPHDRVGILQLDTHFDLRDLADNGPSNGTPVRNLIESGTVKGEDVHNIGLHGFFNARSLKTYADEVGVCYTTLREARKQGVAQTVKEALESLSQRVDAIYLTVDMDVLDSSYGPGVPASTPGGMSSDELFEAVHVAGLCYKVKAMDMVCLDPFKDRGEATVKTAVHVMLSFLTGYKQRLK is encoded by the coding sequence GTGAAGAGCTACCCCTATCCTCTTCTGAAGCCTCCCAGCTTTGCCTGGGACAGAAGCGCTGCTCCTGCGGAACCAAAAGTAAACGAATGGATCGAAACGCTGGAAGTGGCGCATGCGGATCAAACCGATTGGTCGGCTGTGGATGCAACCATTCTAGGGATACCTCTGTCACGCTCGTCCATCTCGGCTTCTGCTGCCAGTGAAAATCCGGATGCGATGCGACGGGCGTGGAAGTATTTTACGACCTACAATCTGGATCATGATGTCGACCTGAGTGAGATGCGCGTGGTCGATCTGGGCGATGTCCGTCAGCACGTCACGGATATTGCCCGGTGCCACCAAAATATTCGAGAAGCGATGCAGGCGATGCGCACCCATCATCCGCAGGTACTTCCTGTGATGATGGGCGGCGATCACTCGATTACAGCGATGCTGATCAAAGGCTACAAGGATGCTCATCCACATGACCGAGTCGGTATCCTGCAGCTCGACACGCATTTTGATCTGCGTGATTTAGCTGATAACGGGCCTTCCAACGGCACTCCTGTACGCAACTTGATTGAAAGTGGAACAGTCAAGGGCGAGGATGTCCACAATATAGGTCTGCACGGATTTTTCAATGCGCGTTCGCTCAAGACATATGCCGATGAAGTGGGCGTTTGTTATACGACGCTGCGAGAAGCACGCAAACAAGGTGTCGCGCAAACGGTCAAGGAAGCACTGGAGTCGCTCAGCCAACGAGTGGATGCGATTTATTTGACTGTGGATATGGATGTCCTCGATAGCAGCTATGGTCCTGGTGTTCCCGCATCGACACCTGGCGGGATGAGCAGTGATGAGCTGTTCGAAGCGGTGCATGTCGCAGGCTTGTGCTACAAAGTGAAAGCGATGGATATGGTTTGCCTCGATCCTTTCAAAGACCGGGGAGAAGCGACGGTCAAAACAGCAGTCCATGTGATGCTTTCTTTTTTGACAGGGTACAAGCAAAGATTGAAGTGA
- a CDS encoding HoxN/HupN/NixA family nickel/cobalt transporter — MEASFLTVLSIGFVVGIKHAMEPDHVIAVSTIASHTKKLGKASLAGVFWGSGHTLTLLVVGMLLIFMKGAIPETWAMSLEFIVGIMLVYLGLTSIVSLRKGKIQLHSHAHHGNSHHHLHSAGQREDSSHEKGKTSFAKSAFIGMVHGLAGSAAMVLLTMSTVQTEWEGLLYILVFGAGTIVGMLLCTTIIGIPFVLSARNISLNAALTRITGIISVAFGCYYMYNLGISEGLFQMWMQAV, encoded by the coding sequence ATGGAAGCGAGTTTCCTTACCGTATTGTCTATTGGTTTTGTCGTGGGGATCAAACATGCGATGGAGCCAGATCACGTGATCGCCGTATCCACGATTGCGAGTCATACGAAAAAACTCGGTAAGGCTTCGTTGGCTGGAGTCTTCTGGGGGAGCGGTCATACCTTGACTCTGCTAGTCGTAGGGATGCTGTTGATTTTTATGAAGGGTGCCATTCCGGAGACATGGGCCATGTCCTTGGAATTTATCGTCGGAATCATGCTCGTTTACCTCGGGTTGACCAGTATTGTTTCGTTACGAAAAGGGAAAATTCAGTTGCACAGTCACGCTCATCATGGAAATTCGCATCATCACTTACACTCGGCAGGACAGCGTGAGGATTCTAGTCATGAGAAAGGAAAGACGTCCTTTGCCAAGTCAGCCTTTATCGGCATGGTTCACGGATTGGCTGGAAGTGCGGCTATGGTGCTTTTGACCATGTCTACCGTACAAACGGAGTGGGAGGGTCTCCTGTACATTCTGGTTTTCGGTGCTGGGACCATTGTGGGAATGCTGTTGTGCACGACCATCATTGGAATTCCTTTTGTGCTCAGCGCGAGGAACATCAGCCTGAATGCCGCATTAACCCGGATTACAGGCATCATCAGCGTCGCTTTCGGATGCTATTATATGTACAACCTGGGAATATCGGAAGGGCTGTTTCAGATGTGGATGCAAGCTGTCTGA
- the lepB gene encoding signal peptidase I: MKLREIVGWVRSIGFAVIFALVLGIFVFQPYKVDGHSMDPTLQDQQRIYVSKLAHTFNYLPNYGDIVVIDSRVERNRSFLDDVTSHPLVGMLTGTGDDHSMYVKRVIGKPGDVLEFKDSKVYRNGKALNEPYIKETMDYVADGKMTVPANHIFVMGDNRNHSTDSREIGFIPVDHVMGTMIENPFTS, encoded by the coding sequence ATGAAATTAAGAGAGATCGTAGGATGGGTCCGTTCTATTGGATTTGCTGTCATCTTCGCCCTGGTCCTCGGAATCTTTGTGTTCCAGCCATACAAGGTGGATGGTCATTCCATGGATCCGACCCTGCAAGACCAACAGCGCATATACGTGAGTAAACTAGCCCATACGTTCAACTATTTGCCGAATTATGGTGACATCGTCGTGATTGACAGTCGCGTAGAAAGAAATCGTTCCTTCCTGGACGATGTGACGAGTCATCCGCTTGTGGGTATGCTGACAGGCACAGGAGATGACCATTCCATGTACGTCAAGCGTGTCATTGGCAAACCAGGTGATGTATTGGAATTTAAAGATAGCAAGGTCTACCGGAATGGAAAAGCATTGAACGAGCCGTATATCAAAGAAACGATGGATTATGTAGCGGATGGTAAAATGACAGTCCCAGCAAATCACATCTTTGTGATGGGGGACAACCGCAACCATAGCACGGATTCCCGGGAGATTGGTTTCATCCCGGTCGATCACGTGATGGGAACGATGATCGAAAATCCATTTACATCGTAA
- a CDS encoding response regulator transcription factor: MPSILIADRDANERIGIGWLITSCAIPYDQAYAAATMAEVIECMESHRPDVLCLELDMIGRGEWETLKLLVEQYRPLVLVMTAEATFERAMQGIELNARDLWLKPQTPETIRRVLTRYCQERNDGKMVGCEAQGKAGGVDPVSYLELFFPKQKSSRPYPLLLAQLEDSNRHPELLRFLEAYPFREPPILLPLSDAIVGIFSVEDSDPLPHLQQVGKRLLRDWEATFDDPLSLVMYHSDTPLEDLNQTYIDASQALHIRFFKGYRQVSVVRNRIAWTMIDPFLSPSEQRSWIDMLHDGNKEELKQWMYRQFFYKEEPYPEPGLLRIRLTSILAQVRRYMKAHGLDHGKVEEGYHRVFETILYSPILYRIVQELLLFIYSLIDSVHHQKEEARVDLIELAIRYIEGRYTDPDLRLEDVARHVDRSPAYFSTLLSKRQGISFRQLLNNLRMKEAQRLLLETSLSVQEVAMRTGFVNPNYFSKIFKEKTGTTPRLLRNQKKV; encoded by the coding sequence ATGCCCAGCATCTTGATCGCGGACCGTGATGCCAATGAACGAATCGGAATCGGCTGGTTAATTACGAGCTGCGCCATCCCATACGATCAGGCCTATGCGGCAGCTACAATGGCAGAAGTCATTGAATGCATGGAGTCCCATAGGCCTGATGTGCTTTGCCTGGAATTAGACATGATCGGACGTGGAGAGTGGGAAACGCTCAAGCTACTGGTCGAGCAATATCGACCGCTCGTCCTGGTCATGACGGCGGAAGCGACTTTCGAGCGAGCGATGCAAGGGATCGAGCTGAATGCACGTGACCTGTGGCTGAAACCACAGACGCCGGAGACGATCAGGCGGGTCCTGACGAGGTATTGCCAGGAAAGAAACGATGGCAAGATGGTCGGGTGTGAGGCGCAAGGCAAGGCGGGCGGAGTCGATCCGGTTTCTTATCTGGAGTTGTTTTTTCCCAAGCAAAAGTCGTCAAGGCCATACCCACTTTTACTTGCCCAACTGGAAGATTCCAATCGACACCCGGAGCTTTTGCGTTTCTTGGAAGCGTACCCATTTCGTGAACCGCCGATTTTGCTTCCGTTGAGCGACGCGATTGTCGGGATTTTTTCTGTGGAGGATTCGGATCCCTTGCCACATCTACAACAAGTGGGAAAAAGACTGCTTCGGGATTGGGAAGCCACTTTTGACGATCCACTGTCACTGGTCATGTACCATTCCGATACCCCTCTGGAGGATTTGAACCAAACGTATATCGATGCGAGCCAAGCTCTGCACATTCGTTTCTTTAAAGGCTACCGCCAAGTCTCCGTTGTCAGGAATCGCATCGCTTGGACGATGATAGATCCCTTCTTGAGTCCTTCGGAGCAGAGATCCTGGATCGATATGCTTCACGATGGAAATAAGGAAGAGCTCAAGCAATGGATGTACCGTCAATTCTTTTACAAGGAAGAGCCATATCCGGAGCCAGGGTTGCTGCGTATTCGACTAACCAGTATTTTGGCGCAGGTGAGGCGATACATGAAGGCGCATGGATTGGATCACGGGAAGGTAGAAGAAGGCTACCACCGCGTATTCGAGACGATCCTGTATTCCCCGATCTTGTATCGGATCGTGCAGGAGCTGCTGCTGTTTATTTACTCGCTGATTGACTCGGTTCATCACCAAAAGGAAGAGGCTCGAGTAGATTTGATCGAGCTGGCGATCCGCTATATAGAAGGTCGCTACACCGATCCAGATTTGCGACTGGAAGACGTAGCGCGTCATGTGGATCGGAGCCCTGCCTACTTTAGTACCCTGTTGAGTAAAAGACAAGGCATATCGTTCCGTCAATTACTGAATAATTTACGAATGAAGGAAGCACAGCGGCTTTTGCTGGAAACTTCTTTGTCTGTTCAAGAGGTGGCTATGCGCACTGGATTTGTAAACCCGAATTATTTCAGCAAAATTTTTAAGGAAAAAACGGGGACAACCCCTCGTTTATTGCGAAATCAAAAAAAAGTATAG
- a CDS encoding YheC/YheD family protein: MARSETKLTKYYVLRASSPLVGALPHTRPFSKRSLYAFLDRYRKVIAKPASGSGGAGVIMISSHGQSSYRVQRGATRRTTRGKKGTYLYLRRNIRTRYLVQRCISLARINGRPFDVRVMVQRRSGSHWVVTGMLAKVAGRGYIITNVKRSGGRVLPLRTAIRRASIRRSSTDAIIARLHRIALLAANRLATYYTHQRVFGLDMGIDANGRVWIIEANLRPDISLFLKLSDKQMYRKIVSYQ; the protein is encoded by the coding sequence ATGGCTAGAAGCGAAACAAAATTGACCAAATACTACGTACTGCGCGCCAGTTCCCCACTCGTAGGGGCACTGCCGCACACTAGGCCTTTTAGCAAAAGGTCTCTCTATGCTTTTCTCGATCGGTATCGCAAGGTGATCGCCAAACCAGCCTCTGGCAGCGGTGGCGCAGGAGTCATCATGATATCCAGCCACGGGCAAAGCTCATATCGTGTTCAGCGTGGGGCGACGCGGCGAACTACCCGTGGAAAAAAAGGCACCTATCTATATTTGCGCAGGAATATCAGGACTCGTTATTTGGTCCAGCGTTGCATTTCCCTTGCCCGCATAAATGGGCGTCCTTTTGATGTACGCGTGATGGTCCAGAGGCGCTCAGGCTCTCATTGGGTCGTCACAGGTATGCTCGCCAAAGTAGCAGGCAGAGGGTACATCATTACCAACGTCAAGCGCAGTGGCGGGCGTGTTCTCCCCCTGCGCACCGCCATCCGACGTGCATCGATCCGCAGGTCCTCCACCGATGCCATCATCGCACGTCTACACCGTATCGCTCTGCTCGCTGCAAACAGGCTAGCCACCTACTATACTCACCAACGGGTATTCGGCTTAGACATGGGCATTGACGCGAATGGCAGGGTGTGGATCATCGAAGCCAACCTGCGCCCGGATATCTCCCTGTTTCTCAAGCTATCGGATAAACAGATGTACCGCAAGATCGTGAGCTATCAGTAA
- a CDS encoding IclR family transcriptional regulator, with protein MEEQKANVRAVERGLDILLCFTDATDLGLSEISSRLSLHKSTVHRLLATLENKGFLIRDVQTEKYRLGFRIWELSANLTHNDDPAIMLLPEMERLRDLVEETISLYVRDGNERIRIQAVQSKQPIRRVAPIGARMPLTVGASSKVLVAYTEESVAQELLQDPDWPDFVSRESYAEQLEQIKQQGFATSVEERELGTAAVAAPIFNRNGQLVASIAASGPSNRLTQEKMRQYAPFIKEAAYRMGKMMK; from the coding sequence ATGGAAGAACAAAAAGCAAACGTGCGGGCGGTTGAACGGGGTCTGGATATCCTGCTTTGTTTTACGGATGCTACCGATTTGGGCCTGAGTGAAATCTCCAGTCGACTCTCGTTGCATAAAAGCACGGTGCATCGTTTGCTGGCAACGCTAGAAAACAAAGGCTTTCTCATCAGGGACGTCCAGACAGAAAAATATCGTCTTGGCTTTCGAATCTGGGAATTGTCCGCAAACCTTACTCATAACGACGACCCTGCCATTATGCTATTGCCGGAAATGGAGCGGCTGCGTGATTTGGTAGAAGAAACGATCAGCTTGTACGTGCGGGATGGGAACGAACGGATTCGTATTCAGGCGGTACAAAGCAAGCAACCGATCCGTAGGGTGGCCCCTATTGGAGCCCGCATGCCGTTGACGGTAGGAGCGTCCAGCAAGGTGTTAGTCGCGTATACGGAAGAATCAGTGGCGCAGGAGCTTTTGCAAGATCCCGATTGGCCGGACTTTGTGAGCCGGGAATCCTATGCGGAGCAACTGGAACAAATCAAGCAGCAAGGCTTTGCTACGAGCGTAGAAGAGCGGGAGTTAGGAACCGCAGCGGTGGCAGCTCCAATCTTTAACCGGAATGGACAGTTGGTGGCATCGATTGCTGCTTCTGGGCCATCTAACCGACTGACACAGGAAAAAATGAGGCAGTACGCTCCCTTTATTAAAGAGGCGGCGTACCGCATGGGGAAAATGATGAAATAG